The following are from one region of the Alkalimarinus sediminis genome:
- a CDS encoding polysaccharide biosynthesis protein, with amino-acid sequence MFKNKVLLITGGTGSFGNAVLKRFLDTDIAEIRIFSRDEKKQDDMRQKYNSPKLKFYIGDVRDYNSVLSATRGVDFIYHAAALKQVPSCEFHPMEAVKTNVLGTENVLEAAIANEVKRVICLSTDKAVYPINAMGISKAMMEKVMVAKSRNVDETKTVICGTRYGNVMASRGSVIPLFVDLIKKGKSLTITDPNMTRFMMTLEDAVDLVLYAFEHGSNGDIFVQKAPAATIETLTLALKELLEVPDHPVNVIGTRHGEKLFEALLSREEMVAAEDMGEYFRVPPDLRDLNYGKFVEDGDTRISEVEDYNSHNTDRLDVEGMKKLLLKLAFIRAMIAGEEFELDT; translated from the coding sequence ATGTTTAAAAATAAAGTTTTATTAATTACCGGTGGAACTGGCTCATTTGGTAACGCAGTTCTTAAAAGATTCCTTGATACTGATATTGCAGAAATTCGTATATTTAGCCGTGACGAAAAAAAACAAGATGATATGCGGCAAAAGTACAACAGCCCAAAGCTTAAATTTTATATTGGCGATGTCCGTGATTACAATAGTGTATTATCGGCTACGCGCGGAGTAGATTTCATCTATCATGCAGCTGCGTTAAAACAAGTGCCTTCTTGTGAATTCCATCCCATGGAAGCGGTTAAAACGAACGTTTTAGGTACTGAAAATGTATTGGAAGCAGCTATCGCCAATGAAGTTAAACGAGTTATTTGCCTAAGTACCGATAAAGCCGTTTACCCAATCAATGCTATGGGTATTTCTAAAGCCATGATGGAAAAAGTCATGGTGGCAAAGTCTAGGAATGTTGATGAAACCAAAACTGTAATCTGCGGCACTCGTTACGGAAATGTGATGGCGTCACGTGGTTCAGTGATTCCTTTGTTTGTTGATTTAATTAAGAAGGGAAAATCTTTAACAATCACTGACCCCAATATGACTCGTTTTATGATGACATTGGAGGATGCGGTAGACCTAGTTCTATATGCATTTGAACACGGTTCCAATGGGGATATTTTTGTTCAGAAAGCGCCTGCCGCAACGATAGAAACGTTGACATTAGCGCTGAAGGAACTGTTAGAAGTCCCTGACCACCCAGTTAATGTTATCGGTACGAGACATGGTGAAAAATTATTTGAAGCACTGTTGAGCCGTGAAGAAATGGTTGCCGCAGAAGATATGGGCGAATACTTTCGTGTCCCTCCTGATCTACGTGACCTGAATTATGGGAAGTTTGTAGAGGATGGCGATACCCGTATTTCAGAAGTTGAAGATTACAATTCACACAATACAGATCGTCTAGATGTAGAAGGCATGAAAAAGCTGTTGCTAAAGTTGGCTTTCATACGAGCAATGATCGCTGGTGAAGAATTCGAATTGGATACTTGA
- a CDS encoding AglZ/HisF2 family acetamidino modification protein codes for MLRARIIPCLLVHDGGLVKTQNFKDPKYVGDPINAVKIFNEKEADELMVLDIDASVKCVEPDFRLIEKLAAECRMPLCYGGGVTHADQAARIVDMGVEKVAVSSAAIENPDLLRDMAAAVGKQSVVVVLDIRKKKGLFSKGYEVCTHNATRSIKEDPITLARRLQEAGAGEVVINFVDQDGMMQGYDIDYAAEFKRELNVPVTFLGGAGNLDHISQLIRRLGVVGAAVGSLFVFKGKYRAVLINYPLPIQKLALCRDAMDN; via the coding sequence ATGTTACGTGCACGAATAATTCCTTGTCTGCTAGTACATGATGGTGGTTTGGTTAAAACACAGAATTTCAAAGATCCCAAGTATGTTGGTGATCCTATCAATGCAGTAAAAATTTTTAATGAAAAAGAAGCCGATGAGTTGATGGTACTAGATATCGATGCGTCGGTTAAATGTGTTGAACCAGATTTTAGGCTAATCGAAAAATTAGCTGCTGAGTGCCGCATGCCGCTTTGCTATGGGGGTGGTGTTACTCATGCAGATCAGGCCGCTAGAATCGTTGATATGGGTGTTGAAAAGGTTGCTGTAAGTTCTGCAGCAATTGAAAATCCAGATCTCCTTCGAGATATGGCGGCTGCAGTAGGCAAACAATCTGTAGTAGTTGTTCTGGATATCAGAAAGAAAAAAGGCTTGTTCTCTAAAGGCTATGAAGTTTGTACACACAATGCAACTAGATCCATCAAAGAAGACCCTATTACGCTAGCACGCCGACTTCAAGAAGCTGGCGCTGGCGAAGTTGTAATAAACTTTGTAGATCAAGATGGAATGATGCAGGGTTATGATATCGATTATGCTGCTGAGTTTAAGCGTGAGTTAAATGTACCCGTTACATTTCTTGGTGGAGCTGGAAATTTAGACCATATTAGCCAGCTGATTCGACGTTTGGGTGTAGTTGGTGCTGCCGTCGGAAGTTTATTTGTGTTTAAAGGTAAATATAGAGCAGTTCTCATCAACTACCCACTACCAATACAAAAGTTAGCACTCTGCCGTGATGCTATGGATAATTAA
- the hisH gene encoding imidazole glycerol phosphate synthase subunit HisH: protein MIRIIDYGVGNIQAFLTLFKRQGIAAARASTPEELQDATRLILPGVGHFDHAMQRLNDSGLRSELERLVKQESVPIIGICVGMQMLSDGSDEGGLPGLGWIPGRVRSLSENSLVSNLPMPHMGWNTLRTKPSSRLFKSGFDDDPQFYFLHSFYFDADDKNSVAASAFYGLDFDAVVSSGHIHGIQCHPEKSHHWGAQLLKNFAEFG, encoded by the coding sequence TTGATACGTATCATTGATTATGGAGTTGGCAATATCCAAGCTTTTTTGACTTTATTTAAGCGTCAAGGAATTGCTGCTGCAAGAGCGAGTACACCAGAAGAGTTACAAGATGCTACTCGTTTAATTTTACCGGGTGTTGGGCATTTTGATCATGCTATGCAGCGTTTAAATGATTCTGGCTTACGTTCAGAATTGGAGCGGTTGGTAAAACAAGAGTCTGTTCCGATAATTGGTATTTGTGTTGGTATGCAAATGCTGTCAGATGGCTCTGATGAGGGGGGGTTACCTGGACTGGGTTGGATCCCTGGAAGGGTGAGATCATTATCTGAAAACTCTTTAGTCTCAAACCTACCTATGCCTCATATGGGGTGGAATACGTTGAGAACTAAGCCTAGTTCTCGGTTATTTAAATCAGGTTTTGATGACGATCCACAATTTTATTTTCTTCATTCTTTTTATTTTGATGCTGATGATAAGAATAGTGTTGCTGCATCGGCTTTTTATGGTTTAGATTTTGATGCAGTTGTTTCTAGTGGGCATATACACGGCATTCAGTGCCATCCAGAAAAAAGCCATCACTGGGGCGCGCAGCTCCTCAAAAATTTTGCGGAGTTTGGTTAA
- a CDS encoding N-acetyl sugar amidotransferase, which produces MENMTCRTCIMDNSDPNIIFDNKGVCNYCNNFELAIQPNWNTDEKGAADLQSMANTIRKDSKGIDFDCIIGLSGGLDSSYAAHIAVKKMGLKPLLFHVDAGWNTDQAVGNIEKLVDGLGLDLYTEVVNWEEMKRLQKAFLRSGIPDQDLVQDASFFSGLYQFARKHGIKHIITGSNFSTECCREPEEWGGYLGIDKKLFGDIWRKFGEGELKTFPLTDILVYKLWYQKILGMKVHHPLNLVPFGKKDAEDELEQLYGWKRFKHKHHESRFTRFYEDYWLPRRFGFEKRRAHFSSLIMTGQMTRDEALDRISRPEMDEHFLEQEFEYVAHKLGLTVDELHQLFDSPKKTYRDYKNKRWLIGLGANILRWTGLEKRYFR; this is translated from the coding sequence ATGGAAAACATGACTTGTAGAACTTGTATAATGGATAATTCAGACCCTAATATTATTTTTGATAATAAAGGTGTTTGTAATTATTGTAATAACTTTGAGCTGGCTATCCAACCTAACTGGAATACCGACGAAAAAGGGGCTGCTGACTTACAAAGTATGGCCAATACTATTCGCAAAGACTCTAAAGGCATCGATTTTGATTGTATTATTGGATTGTCCGGTGGTTTAGATAGTTCTTATGCAGCCCATATCGCTGTAAAAAAAATGGGCTTAAAGCCACTTTTATTTCATGTTGATGCCGGTTGGAATACTGATCAGGCTGTTGGAAATATAGAGAAGTTAGTTGATGGGCTAGGGCTTGATTTATATACAGAAGTTGTTAATTGGGAAGAGATGAAACGCCTTCAAAAAGCGTTCTTGCGCTCGGGTATTCCAGATCAAGATCTTGTTCAGGATGCTTCATTTTTTTCCGGCTTGTATCAATTTGCGCGTAAACATGGCATCAAGCATATTATAACGGGTTCTAATTTCTCAACCGAGTGTTGCCGTGAGCCAGAAGAGTGGGGCGGTTATCTAGGAATTGATAAAAAATTGTTTGGTGATATCTGGAGAAAATTCGGGGAGGGGGAGCTGAAAACTTTTCCACTTACTGATATTTTGGTTTACAAATTATGGTACCAAAAAATTCTGGGCATGAAAGTACATCATCCTCTTAACCTCGTACCTTTTGGCAAGAAAGATGCTGAAGATGAATTAGAACAACTGTACGGCTGGAAACGATTTAAGCATAAACACCATGAATCTCGATTCACCCGTTTTTATGAGGATTACTGGTTGCCGCGCCGTTTTGGATTTGAAAAACGACGCGCTCATTTCTCAAGCCTCATTATGACTGGGCAAATGACTCGCGATGAAGCACTGGACAGAATCTCACGCCCAGAAATGGATGAGCACTTTCTAGAGCAGGAGTTTGAATATGTGGCGCATAAACTCGGGCTGACGGTCGATGAGCTTCATCAACTGTTTGATAGCCCTAAAAAAACTTATCGTGATTATAAAAACAAGCGCTGGTTGATCGGGCTGGGTGCCAATATTTTACGTTGGACGGGACTAGAGAAGAGGTATTTCCGTTGA
- a CDS encoding CatB-related O-acetyltransferase: MFKIQYYISKIIKKLRFSSISQSLVHTTSKIESGSSFVLSSMKKHSFCGYDCDIYYADIGSFTSIASGVIIGGARHPMEWLGMSPVFYKGRDSIKKKFTEYELPLLERVEIGSDVWIGRNAIVLPGVRIGDGAVVGAGAVVTKAVPPYGVVVGNPAKLIKYRFEATTIEFLIESKWWELDDDDIERFAAMCREPEQVIDFMKNNK; the protein is encoded by the coding sequence ATGTTTAAAATTCAATACTATATATCTAAAATTATCAAAAAATTAAGATTTTCATCTATTTCTCAATCTTTGGTGCATACTACATCGAAAATTGAATCTGGAAGTAGTTTTGTGTTATCTAGTATGAAAAAACATAGCTTTTGTGGCTATGATTGTGACATCTATTATGCAGATATTGGAAGTTTTACTTCAATAGCAAGTGGTGTGATTATTGGAGGTGCTAGACATCCTATGGAGTGGCTAGGAATGTCTCCCGTTTTTTATAAAGGTAGGGATAGTATAAAGAAAAAATTTACTGAGTATGAGTTGCCTTTGCTTGAACGGGTGGAAATAGGTAGTGATGTGTGGATAGGGAGAAATGCAATAGTTCTCCCTGGAGTTAGAATTGGTGATGGTGCTGTAGTTGGTGCTGGGGCTGTCGTCACTAAAGCAGTACCTCCGTACGGGGTTGTTGTAGGTAATCCTGCTAAATTAATAAAATATAGGTTCGAAGCAACCACAATTGAGTTTTTAATAGAATCAAAGTGGTGGGAACTGGATGATGATGATATCGAAAGATTTGCAGCGATGTGTAGAGAGCCAGAACAGGTCATAGACTTCATGAAAAATAATAAATAA
- a CDS encoding cytidylyltransferase domain-containing protein, with product MLNDKKILIVIPARGGSKRLPRKNVLPLTGKPLICWTIEAALESSLNAKIIVTSDDDEILSVVHQYKKDGVIAYKRPAALATDTAATIDVIKDACLYSKSIQYAPETIVLLQPTSPLRNAENIRAAIDLYNKKDSQDTVVSVCEVEHPTAWVGSLNEDDVLTNIDFTGKRSQEYAKEYRLNGAIYVIDYQHVKTSGSIFSSNVYAYVMPKDKSVDIDDLSDFKYARLMMETNGG from the coding sequence ATGCTAAATGATAAAAAAATTCTCATTGTAATTCCAGCTCGAGGCGGTAGTAAGCGCTTACCGAGAAAGAATGTATTACCACTTACTGGTAAGCCACTTATTTGCTGGACTATCGAAGCTGCATTAGAGTCTAGTTTAAATGCAAAAATTATTGTAACTAGCGATGATGATGAGATTTTGTCAGTTGTGCATCAGTATAAAAAAGATGGTGTTATAGCCTATAAGCGCCCTGCTGCGCTTGCTACAGACACGGCTGCAACAATCGATGTTATTAAAGATGCATGTCTTTATTCTAAATCTATTCAGTATGCACCCGAAACTATAGTTTTATTGCAGCCAACTTCACCATTAAGAAATGCAGAAAATATTCGGGCTGCGATAGATTTATATAATAAAAAAGATAGTCAAGATACTGTAGTAAGCGTTTGTGAAGTCGAACACCCTACAGCGTGGGTAGGCAGTTTGAATGAGGATGATGTTCTTACGAATATAGATTTTACCGGCAAACGTTCTCAGGAGTATGCAAAGGAATATCGATTAAATGGTGCAATTTATGTTATTGATTATCAGCATGTGAAGACTTCGGGATCGATTTTTTCAAGCAATGTATACGCTTATGTTATGCCAAAAGATAAGTCAGTTGATATTGATGATCTTAGTGATTTTAAGTATGCCAGACTTATGATGGAAACTAATGGAGGTTAA
- a CDS encoding nucleotidyltransferase family protein, translating to MDLKKIILNANDIIRDAMQALDSSALRIVVVCDEEQRLLGTVTDGDIRRGLLSDCDMKDSVSRVMNKKPLTANTIDSRSQRLKLMNEHDLLALPIVDEKNHLVDLETLNHVMKPQKRDNPVFIMAGGFGTRLQPLTDHCPKPMLRVGEKPMLEHLINQFISFGFHHFYISTHYLPGIISEYFGDGSKWNVDIQYVHEDNPLGTGGALGLLPKSRPNLPLIMMNGDVLTKLNYSELLRHHEESGFDATLCVREDEHRVPFGVIETENQLITDMVEKPTYRYKINTGIYVLKPEIVDSVQIDQRIDMPTLLESHRKNGKRIGTYTSYDYWLDIGQMKDYQKAQSDIQLIFQDGKPC from the coding sequence ATGGACTTAAAGAAAATAATTTTGAATGCGAATGATATTATTCGTGATGCAATGCAGGCCTTAGACTCTTCTGCACTACGAATTGTAGTTGTCTGTGATGAGGAACAAAGGCTCCTAGGTACAGTTACGGATGGTGATATAAGAAGAGGTTTGTTATCTGATTGTGATATGAAAGACTCTGTTAGCAGGGTGATGAATAAAAAACCACTTACAGCAAATACCATAGACAGTAGATCGCAACGCTTAAAGTTAATGAATGAGCATGATCTCTTAGCCTTGCCTATTGTAGATGAAAAAAATCACTTGGTTGACCTGGAAACGCTTAATCATGTTATGAAGCCTCAAAAGAGAGACAATCCTGTTTTCATAATGGCAGGCGGGTTTGGTACGCGATTACAACCTCTAACAGATCACTGTCCTAAGCCTATGCTAAGAGTGGGTGAAAAACCCATGCTAGAGCACCTGATTAATCAGTTTATTAGTTTTGGCTTTCATCATTTTTATATCTCTACTCATTATTTGCCTGGAATAATAAGTGAATATTTTGGTGATGGAAGCAAGTGGAATGTGGATATTCAGTATGTCCATGAAGACAATCCATTAGGTACAGGAGGAGCATTAGGACTATTACCTAAAAGTAGGCCTAATTTACCACTTATTATGATGAACGGTGATGTGCTCACAAAACTGAATTATTCTGAGTTATTAAGGCATCATGAAGAATCTGGGTTTGACGCAACTTTATGTGTTCGTGAGGATGAGCATCGAGTACCTTTTGGAGTGATTGAAACAGAAAATCAGCTTATAACTGATATGGTAGAAAAACCTACTTATCGCTATAAAATCAATACAGGAATTTATGTTCTGAAACCGGAAATAGTTGATAGTGTCCAGATCGACCAACGAATAGATATGCCAACTCTCTTGGAGTCACACAGAAAAAATGGTAAGCGGATTGGGACTTATACAAGCTACGATTACTGGCTTGATATAGGGCAAATGAAGGATTATCAAAAAGCACAAAGTGACATTCAACTTATATTCCAAGATGGCAAACCATGCTAA
- a CDS encoding acetyltransferase, with product MAKPLIMLGAGGHAAVLAEILLQQDRELIAVVSPEPIKESSPLFGVTQIISDEEFLTIYSPQDVELVNGVGSIPKNNIRSQLLTFFTEKGYRFARVISPKAILSNFLTLEEGVQIMPGAIIQVNTVVGKNSIINTGAIVEHDCTIGINNHIAPGVTLSGGVITGSDVHVGTGANIIQGIHIGQAAVVGAGTTISRNVPAGQVLIPARSRVIS from the coding sequence ATGGCTAAACCATTAATTATGTTGGGAGCTGGGGGACATGCTGCAGTTTTAGCTGAAATTCTCTTGCAGCAAGATAGGGAATTAATAGCTGTTGTATCTCCAGAACCAATTAAAGAAAGTAGCCCATTATTTGGTGTGACTCAAATAATAAGTGATGAGGAATTTTTAACAATCTATAGTCCTCAAGATGTAGAATTAGTAAACGGTGTGGGTTCAATACCTAAAAATAACATTCGTTCTCAACTATTAACTTTCTTCACTGAAAAGGGTTACAGGTTTGCAAGAGTAATATCCCCTAAAGCTATTTTATCTAACTTTTTAACATTAGAAGAAGGTGTCCAGATAATGCCTGGTGCAATAATCCAAGTAAATACTGTTGTAGGTAAAAATAGCATTATTAACACAGGCGCTATTGTTGAGCATGATTGTACTATAGGAATAAATAATCATATTGCTCCGGGCGTTACTTTAAGTGGTGGTGTAATTACCGGTTCGGATGTTCATGTTGGAACTGGAGCCAACATTATTCAAGGAATTCATATTGGACAGGCAGCGGTGGTAGGTGCAGGTACAACAATTTCAAGAAATGTACCTGCTGGGCAAGTATTGATACCTGCACGTAGTAGAGTCATTAGTTAA
- the neuB gene encoding N-acetylneuraminate synthase, translated as MTVKIIAEAGVNHNGSKELAFKLIDAAYEANVDFVKFQTFKAKNLVTKDAKQADYQARNTGVAESQLDMLSRLELDYDVHHELVSYCNELGVEFLSTAFDQESLDFLVDDLKLKILKIPSGELTNAPFVLRHAQTGCDLIVSTGMATLAEIEAALSVIAFGLINDVSVKPSEEAFARAYSSNEGQEALKSKVTVLHCTTEYPAPVAEVNLKSMQTMEQAFGLTIGYSDHTAGITIPIVATALGAKLIEKHFTLDKSLPGPDHKASLDPNELKAMVKGIRDAELSLGSPIKTPQISEIENKKIARKSLVAATDIKAGELFTEDNLMSKRPGTGLSPCLYWSLLGKPSLEDYSEGQPING; from the coding sequence ATGACTGTTAAAATTATTGCTGAAGCGGGTGTTAACCATAACGGAAGTAAAGAGCTTGCTTTTAAATTGATAGATGCTGCATATGAGGCGAATGTTGATTTTGTTAAATTTCAAACATTTAAAGCGAAAAATTTAGTAACCAAAGACGCAAAGCAAGCTGATTATCAGGCACGTAATACAGGTGTAGCTGAATCTCAATTAGATATGCTAAGCAGACTGGAATTAGATTACGATGTTCACCATGAGCTGGTGAGTTATTGTAATGAACTAGGGGTTGAATTTCTATCTACAGCTTTTGATCAAGAAAGCTTAGATTTTCTTGTGGATGATTTAAAACTTAAAATATTAAAAATCCCTTCTGGTGAATTAACCAATGCACCATTTGTATTAAGACATGCTCAAACTGGATGTGACTTAATTGTTTCAACAGGAATGGCAACACTGGCCGAAATAGAGGCTGCTTTATCAGTTATAGCTTTTGGTTTAATTAATGATGTGAGTGTGAAACCTTCAGAGGAGGCATTTGCAAGAGCTTATTCAAGCAATGAAGGCCAAGAGGCGCTTAAATCAAAAGTAACAGTTCTTCATTGTACAACTGAATACCCAGCTCCAGTCGCTGAAGTCAATTTAAAGTCTATGCAAACTATGGAGCAGGCTTTTGGGCTTACAATAGGGTACTCAGATCACACAGCAGGAATTACTATTCCGATTGTTGCCACTGCATTGGGTGCTAAGTTAATTGAAAAACACTTTACTTTAGATAAAAGTTTGCCAGGGCCTGATCATAAGGCCTCATTGGATCCAAATGAGTTGAAGGCGATGGTGAAAGGTATTCGAGATGCTGAATTATCTTTAGGCAGCCCCATAAAAACACCGCAGATTTCTGAAATAGAAAATAAAAAAATTGCACGTAAAAGTTTAGTTGCTGCAACCGATATAAAAGCAGGTGAACTATTTACTGAAGATAATCTTATGAGTAAAAGACCGGGTACTGGGCTATCTCCATGCTTGTATTGGTCGTTGCTTGGCAAACCATCGCTGGAAGACTATTCAGAAGGTCAGCCAATCAATGGCTAA
- a CDS encoding PIG-L deacetylase family protein translates to MKHILVIAPHADDETLGCGGALLRHRAEGCNVHWLLITGMTTKAGFNSEQILKRQEEIALAVTQYDFETVHQLNFPPAALETLPIGKVISGIANVVNLIKPDTVYVPYRNDAHSDHEVVFDAAMSATKSFRYPFIKRILAYETISETDFGMKPEDGGFRPNVYLDITPYLNKKLDILDVFESEVGEFPFPRSRKALEALAALRGVQSNCNAAEAFMLLKEIL, encoded by the coding sequence ATGAAACATATTTTAGTTATAGCCCCGCATGCAGACGATGAAACACTTGGCTGTGGGGGGGCTTTACTACGACACAGGGCTGAAGGTTGTAATGTTCACTGGCTTTTAATTACAGGAATGACAACCAAGGCTGGTTTTAATAGTGAGCAAATTTTAAAACGGCAAGAAGAAATAGCACTTGCTGTAACACAATACGACTTTGAGACAGTACATCAATTGAATTTTCCTCCAGCTGCCCTAGAAACTTTGCCTATTGGTAAGGTAATAAGTGGTATTGCTAATGTTGTGAATTTAATTAAACCTGATACGGTATATGTACCATATAGAAATGATGCTCATAGTGACCATGAAGTAGTTTTCGACGCAGCTATGTCAGCAACTAAATCATTTCGGTATCCTTTTATTAAAAGAATTCTTGCATACGAAACAATATCGGAAACAGATTTTGGAATGAAGCCAGAAGATGGTGGGTTTCGCCCTAATGTTTACCTAGATATAACACCATATTTAAACAAAAAATTAGATATATTAGATGTTTTTGAATCAGAGGTTGGCGAATTTCCATTCCCTAGAAGTAGAAAAGCATTAGAGGCTCTTGCTGCACTGAGAGGCGTACAAAGTAATTGTAACGCTGCAGAGGCTTTTATGTTGCTTAAGGAAATATTATGA
- a CDS encoding methionyl-tRNA formyltransferase: MRIGFIGCVESSYRILEALVGSASSNIEVVAVVTRATSNVNSDFVDLAPFCEEHGIPYHYEESGKRNASLQFFKNYQLDIIYCFGWSYLLNKEMLNVAPLGAIGFHPAPLPIGRGRHPIIWSIALGLKSTAVTFFRLDEGADTGPIISQTPVDISEKDSAETLYNKILEIATVQVIGFTEALANGNAKSIPQDELHSTYWRKRSRADGMIDWRMNAGDIHNLIRALSAPYPGAEFMYLGKPISVWKSEISDSDYPRHFESGRVLKIDSSKYLIKCGGTSAIWLIDIELPETVTAGDYL; this comes from the coding sequence ATGAGAATAGGTTTTATTGGTTGCGTTGAATCTAGTTATAGAATATTAGAAGCCTTAGTTGGTTCAGCATCAAGTAATATAGAGGTCGTAGCAGTGGTTACTAGAGCCACCTCAAACGTAAATTCTGATTTTGTTGATCTTGCACCGTTCTGTGAAGAACACGGCATCCCATATCATTATGAGGAATCAGGCAAGCGAAACGCTAGCTTGCAATTCTTTAAAAATTATCAGCTTGACATTATTTATTGTTTTGGGTGGAGCTATTTACTTAACAAAGAAATGTTAAATGTAGCTCCACTTGGTGCAATAGGTTTTCATCCAGCCCCTCTCCCTATTGGGCGGGGGCGACATCCCATTATTTGGTCTATTGCTTTAGGTTTGAAATCAACTGCAGTCACTTTTTTCCGTCTTGATGAGGGGGCTGATACAGGGCCGATAATTAGTCAAACACCCGTTGATATATCAGAAAAAGACTCAGCGGAAACTCTATATAATAAAATACTTGAGATAGCAACGGTTCAAGTAATTGGGTTTACTGAGGCCCTTGCGAATGGCAACGCTAAGTCTATCCCCCAGGATGAATTACATTCTACATACTGGAGAAAACGTTCTCGCGCAGATGGTATGATAGACTGGCGAATGAATGCTGGTGATATACATAATTTAATAAGAGCCCTCTCGGCTCCCTACCCAGGTGCAGAGTTTATGTACTTGGGTAAACCAATTTCTGTATGGAAAAGTGAAATCTCCGATAGTGACTACCCACGCCATTTTGAGTCAGGTCGAGTTCTAAAGATAGATAGTTCAAAATACCTTATAAAATGTGGCGGAACGAGTGCTATTTGGTTAATTGATATAGAGCTACCAGAAACAGTTACGGCTGGTGATTATTTATGA
- the neuC gene encoding UDP-N-acetylglucosamine 2-epimerase, which translates to MRKIAIFTGTRAEYGLLYWIIKELHETERAELQLFVGGMHLSPEFGYTVSQIEKDGFPIVEKMEFLLSSDSPVSICKSMALALMSAGEALERHQPDLLVVLGDRFESMAVAQAGMITQTPIAHLHGGETTEGLIDEAVRHSITKMSHLHFTATEEYRNRVIQLGEQPTRVFNVGAPGIDSIIRLPLLEKEELSAAIGFQLDRPYLLVTYHPVTLAKDGASKSLENLLEVLDKYQDYKILISYPNADTFGRHLIDLLEQYSLRDTSRVFIFQSLGQLRYLSLMKHCTAVIGNSSSGLIEAPTFCVPTLNIGNRQKGRIAGETVVQCDDSKTSIERGLKKVVGSDFRNFCKSTKNPYGEGTSSEKIVELLLSESLDGVLEKSFNNLVLNK; encoded by the coding sequence ATGAGAAAAATCGCTATTTTCACTGGGACTCGTGCGGAGTATGGTCTGTTATATTGGATCATTAAAGAACTACATGAGACAGAGCGGGCAGAGTTACAGCTTTTTGTTGGTGGTATGCATCTTTCGCCTGAGTTTGGTTATACGGTAAGCCAAATAGAAAAAGACGGCTTCCCCATAGTAGAAAAAATGGAGTTTTTATTATCGTCAGATAGCCCAGTTTCTATTTGTAAATCTATGGCCTTAGCTCTTATGAGTGCCGGTGAAGCTTTGGAACGGCATCAGCCTGATTTGCTAGTTGTGTTGGGCGATAGGTTTGAGTCAATGGCTGTTGCCCAAGCAGGAATGATTACACAAACCCCTATTGCTCATTTACACGGCGGTGAAACTACAGAAGGGTTGATTGATGAAGCAGTAAGACACTCTATTACAAAAATGTCTCACTTACATTTTACAGCGACAGAAGAGTATAGAAATAGAGTAATACAACTTGGGGAGCAGCCAACTAGGGTTTTTAATGTTGGCGCCCCAGGCATTGATAGCATTATACGTCTTCCTTTATTAGAGAAAGAAGAACTTTCGGCTGCAATAGGTTTTCAGCTTGATAGACCTTACCTTCTCGTAACTTACCACCCTGTAACGTTAGCGAAGGATGGTGCATCAAAGTCTCTAGAAAATTTACTTGAGGTGTTGGATAAGTACCAAGACTATAAAATTCTTATTTCATATCCAAATGCCGATACTTTTGGCAGGCATTTGATTGATTTGCTAGAGCAATACTCTTTGCGAGATACTAGTAGAGTGTTTATCTTTCAATCTTTGGGCCAATTGAGATACTTGAGTTTGATGAAGCATTGCACAGCGGTAATAGGTAATTCTTCAAGCGGTTTAATTGAAGCACCTACTTTTTGTGTGCCTACTTTGAATATTGGCAATAGACAAAAAGGTAGGATAGCAGGTGAAACTGTTGTTCAGTGTGATGATAGCAAAACTTCAATTGAAAGAGGGTTAAAAAAAGTAGTGGGCTCAGACTTCCGAAATTTTTGTAAAAGTACCAAAAACCCATATGGTGAAGGCACAAGTTCAGAAAAAATTGTTGAATTGCTATTAAGCGAGTCTTTAGATGGAGTTTTAGAGAAGTCCTTTAATAATTTGGTGTTAAATAAATGA